One Phaseolus vulgaris cultivar G19833 chromosome 4, P. vulgaris v2.0, whole genome shotgun sequence DNA window includes the following coding sequences:
- the LOC137836581 gene encoding FBD-associated F-box protein At4g10400-like, whose protein sequence is METCIKTALKISGRLEHLDINLDWFVQLPSAVFSCKTLVVLKLAIIAPKNISLVDLPLLKILHLKSVRSFKCEDLKRFLSGCLNLEDLEVGSGLAPKSAANTSEKFPKLLKLKRANIHTHLVPLELIKNVEVLVTDRIYKDDLVFDLHNLLQLELTRFNLSTKWFEVLELLKHCPKLKALVIDIYEV, encoded by the exons ATGGAGACATGCATTAAGACTGCATTGAAAATAAGTGGTAGACTTGAACACCTCGATATCAATCTGGATTGGTTTGTTCAGCTGCCCTCTGCAGTGTTTAGCTGCAAAACTCTTGTAGTTCTCAAGTTGGCCATCATAGCACcgaaaaatatttctttagttGATTTGCCCTTGCTTAAAATCTTGCATTTGAAATCTGTTCGTTCATTTAAATGTGAAGATCTTAAACGTTTTCTTTCTGGGTGTCTTAATCTAGAGGATTTGGAAGTTGGGTCTGGATTAGCCCCGAAATCGGCCGCTAATACTTCAGAAAAGTTTCCAAAATTGCTCAAGTTGAAAAGAGCTAACATCCATACACATTTAGTTCCATTGGAGTTAATTAAGAATGTTGAAGTTTTGGTCACTGATAGG ATATATAAAGATGACCTTGTCTTTGATCTTCATAATTTACTTCAACTTGAGTTGACCCGTTTCAATCTTAGTACGAAATGGTTTGAGGTCTTGGAATTGCTCAAGCATTGTCCAAAACTCAAAGCTCTTGTCATTGACATTTATGAGGTTTAA
- the LOC137836582 gene encoding putative disease resistance protein At3g14460, whose amino-acid sequence MPIEGGCDSLTIFPLDFFPKLHPLELVRCQNLRRISQEQTHNHLMELFIVHCPQFESFLSEGSSASLVGAENLKLLLKLMQVLFPSLTLLGIVDCPKVEMYLDEGLPLNVKHLCLSSFKLIASLRETLDSNTCLERLSIENLDVECFPGEVLLPNSLTSVHIYDCPNLKTLDYKGLCHLSSLALYDCPRFECLPAEGLPKFISAGERLLTGCSCLSGCLNVEDLEVKCVGYITREKFHSFPKLVRAKIDSCSVPLEIVKNVEFLVTDRIYKEDLVCEFQNLVQLEFATLECSEGWLHVLEVFRHCPKLQTLVICIEGNEEESVLPYPLTVPTCISLHLKTCCLKYYRGSAFEFQFAEYIMLNANYSQIMKFRIRRYEYKNLMRRQNMIRDLSSCSKTSDTCTQSFEKTI is encoded by the exons ATGCCT ATTGAGGGTGGTTGCGACTCTCTCACAATCTTTCCGCTAGATTTCTTTCCAAAGCTCCATCCACTTGAACTTGTAAGGTGCCAAAACCTAAGAAGAATTTCACAGGAGCAGACTCATAATCATCTCATGGAACTATTTATTGTTCATTGCCCTCAATTTGAATCATTCCTGAGTGAAGGATCATCTGCATCATTAGTGGGAGCTGAGAATTTAAAGTTGTTGCTGAAACTCATGCAAGTCCTGTTTCCGTCCCTTACTCTGCTGGGGATAGTTGATTGTCCAAAAGTGGAGATGTACCTAGATGAAGGTTTGCCATTAAATGTAAAACATTTGTGTCTTTCAAGTTTTAAACTTATTGCTTCCCTGAGAGAGACCTTGGACTCCAACACATGTCTTGAACGCTTGTCTATTGAAAATTTGGACGTAGAGTGTTTTCCTGGTGAAGTTTTGCTGCCAAACTCTCTCACCTCTGTTCACATCTATGATTGCCCAAATCTTAAAACGTTGGACTACAAGGGTCTTTGCCACCTCTCCTCTCTCGCACTTTATGATTGTCCCAGGTTTGAATGCTTACCAGCGGAGGGTCTGCCCAAATTCATCTCGGCTGGGGAAAGATTGCTCACTGGATGTTCA TGTCTTTCTGGGTGTCTTAATGTCGAGGACTTGGAAGTCAAGTGTGTGGGTTATATTACTCGAGAAAAATTCCACAGTTTTCCCAAGTTGGTCAGAGCTAAAATCGATTCATGTTCAGTTCCATTGGAAATTGTTAAGAATGTTGAATTTTTGGTCACAGATAGA ATATATAAAGAAGATCTGGTTTGTGAATTTCAGAATTTAGTTCAACTTGAGTTTGCCACCTTGGAGTGTAGTGAGGGATGGCTTCATGTCTTGGAAGTGTTCAGGCATTGTCCAAAGCTTCAAACTCTTGTCATTTGCATTGAAGGCAATGAAGAAGAATCAGTTTTGCCATACCCACTTACTGTTCCTACATGCATTTCATTGCACCTTAAAACCTGTTGCCTTAAATACTACCGTGGTTCTGCATTTGAGTTTCAATTTGCGGAATATATTATGCTGAATGCAAATTATTCACAGATCATGAAATTCCGCATTCGCAGATACGAATATAAAAATCTTATGAGAAGACAGAATATGATAAGAGATTTATCCTCATGCAGCAAGACTTCGGATACTTGTACACAATCATTTgaaaaaacaatttga
- the LOC137836758 gene encoding putative disease resistance RPP13-like protein 1, with amino-acid sequence MAAELVGGALLSAFLQVAFDRLASPQFLDFFRGRKLDEKLLGNLNIMLHSINALADDAELKQFTDPHVKAWLFAVKEAVFDAEDLLGEIDYELTRCQVQAQSEPQTFTSKVSNFFNSTFTSFNKKIESEMKEVLEKLEYLAKQKGALGLKEGTYSGDGFGSKVSQKLPSSSLMVESVIYGRDADKDIIINWLKSETHNSKQPSILSIVGMGGLGKTTLAQHVYNDPKIHDAKFDIKAWVCVSDHFHVLTVTRTILEAITNQKDDSENLEMVHKKLKEKLSGRKFFLVLDDVWNERREEWEVVRTPLSYGAPGSRILVTTRGENVASNMRSKVHLLEQLGEDECWNVFENHALKDNDLELNDELKEIGRRIVEKCKGLPLALKTIGCLLRTKSSISDWKSILESEIWELPKEKNEIIPALFMSYRYLPSHLKKCFTYCALFPKDYGFVKEELILLWMAQNFLQSPQQIRHPEEVGEQYFNDLLSRSFFQQSSFVGIFVMHDLLNDLAKYVFSDFCFRLNIDKGQCIPKTTRNFSFELCDAKSFYGFEGLIDAKRLRSFLPISQYERSQWHFKISIHDLFSKIKFLRVLSFSFCSNLREVPDSIGDLKHLHSLDLSYTNIQKLPDSICLLYNLLILKLNYCLRLKELPLNFHKLTKLRCLEFKHTKLTKMPMLFGQLKNLQVLSMFFIDRNSELSTKQIGGLNLHGSLSIKELQNIVNPLDALETNLKTKQHLVKLELEWKSNNIPDDPRKEREVLENLQPSNHLECLSIRNYSGTEFPNWLFNNSLSNLVFLELEDCKYCLCFPSLGLLSLLKTLKIVGFDGIVSIGAEFYGSNSSFACLENLAFSNMKEWEEWECETTSFPRLKWLYVDECPKLKGTHLKEEVVSDELTISGNSMNTSPLEIQHIDGEGDSLTIFRLDFFPKLRSLELKRCQNIRRISQEYAHNHLMYLDIHDCLQFKSFPKPMQILFPSLTGLHITNCPRVELFPDGGLPLNIKDMTLSCLKLIASLRESLDPNTCLETMLIQNSDMECIPDEVLLPSSLTSLEIQCCPNLRKMHYKGLCHLSSLTLSECPSLQCLPAEGLPKSISSLTISNCPLLRERCRSPDGEDWKKIAHIQNLDVW; translated from the coding sequence ATGGCAGCAGAACTTGTTGGTGGTGCTCTTCTTTCGGCCTTTCTTCAGGTTGCATTCGATAGGCTCGCTTCTCCTCAATTTCTGGACTTCTTTCGTGGAAGAAAACTTGATGAGAAGCTCCTTGGAAATTTGAACATCATGTTGCACTCCATCAATGCTCTCGCGGATGATGCTGAACTAAAGCAGTTCACAGATCCACACGTCAAAGCATGGCTTTTTGCTGTCAAAGAGGCTGTCTTTGATGCAGAGGATCTTTTGGGTGAAATAGACTATGAACTCACCAGATGCCAAGTCCAAGCTCAATCCGAACCTCAAACCTTTACTTCCAAGGTATCAAATTTCTTCAACTCTACTTTCACTTCATTTAACAAGAAAATTGAATCAGAGATGAAAGAAGTATTGGAGAAACTAGAATATCTTgcaaaacaaaagggtgctctTGGTTTGAAGGAGGGTACTTATTCTGGTGATGGATTTGGTAGTAAAGTTTCACAGAAATTGCCATCATCTTCTTTGATGGTTGAAAGTGTTATTTATGGCAGAGATGCTGACAAAGATATAATCATTAATTGGCTCAAATCTGAAACCCACAATTCTAAGCAGCCATCAATACTTTCCATTGTGGGCATGGGTGGGTTGGGTAAGACCACACTCGCCCAACATGTGTACAATGACCCAAAGATCCATGATGCAAAATTTGATATCAAAGCATGGGTATGTGTTTCTGatcattttcatgttttgaCGGTGACAAGAACAATCCTTGAGGCAATCACAAATCAAAAAGATGATAGTGAGAACTTAGAAATGGTTCACAAAAAACTGAAAGAAAAATTGTCAGGAAGAaaattttttcttgttttggatGATGTTTGGAACGAAAGACGAGAAGAATGGGAAGTTGTGCGAACTCCTCTTAGCTATGGGGCTCCAGGAAGTAGAATTCTTGTCACAACTCGAGGTGAGAACGTTGCTTCTAACATGAGGTCTAAAGTGCATCTTCTAGAGCAATTAGGAGAGGATGAATGCTggaatgtttttgaaaatcacGCATTAAAGGATAATGATCTTGAATTGAATGATGAGCTAAAGGAGATTGGTAGAAGGATAGTTGAGAAGTGCAAGGGATTACCTTTAGCTTTGAAAACAATTGGATGTCTTTTACGCACAAAGTCATCAATTTCAGATTGGAAAAGCATATTGGAAAGTGAGATATGGGAGttaccaaaagaaaaaaatgaaattattccAGCGCTATTTATGAGTTATCGCTATCTTCCTTCTCATCTTAAAAAGTGCTTTACTTATTGTGCCTTATTCCCCAAAGATTATGGATTTGTGAAGGAGGAGTTAATTTTGTTATGGATGGCCCAAAATTTTCTACAGAGTCCACAACAGATTAGACATCCAGAAGAAGTTGGTGAACAGTACTTCAATGATCTATTGTCAAGGTCTTTTTTTCAACAATCAAGTTTCGTAGGGATTTTCGTAATGCATGACCTTCTGAATGATTTGGCAAAATATGTCTTTTCAGATTTCTGCTTCAGGTTGAATATTGATAAAGGCCAATGTATACCGAAAACAACCCGtaatttttcatttgaattatGTGATGCCAAAAGTTTTTATGGTTTTGAGGGTTTAATTGATGCTAAAAGACTTCGTTCATTTCTTCCTATCTCACAATATGAGAGATCTCAATGGCATTTCAAGATTTCAATACATGATTTATTCTCCAAGATTAAGTTTTTACGCgtcttatctttttctttttgttcaaATCTTCGAGAGGTCCCAGATTCTATAGGTGATCTTAAACATCTCCACTCATTAGATCTTTCGTATACTAATATACAAAAACTACCAGACTCTATATGTTTGCTCTATAACTTACTAATACTGAAGTTGAACTATTGTTTAAGGTTAAAGGAGTTGCCcttaaattttcataaacttaCCAAATTGCGTTGCCTGGAATTTAAACATACGAAACTAACAAAGATGCCAATGCTTTTTGGACAATTGAAGAATCTTCAAGTATTGAGTATGTTTTTCATCGATAGAAATAGTGAGCTAAGTACTAAGCAGATTGGAGGACTTAATCTTCATGGAAGTCTATCAATTAAGGAGTTGCAGAATATTGTGAATCCTTTGGATGCATTAGAAACAAATTTGAAAACTAAACAACACCTTGTGAAGCTAGAGTTAGAATGGAAGTCGAACAACATCCCTGATGATCCAAGGAAAGAAAGGGAAGTACTTGAGAATCTACAACCTTCCAATCACTTGGAGTGTTTGTCAATCAGGAACTACAGCGGTACAGAATTCCCAAATTGGCTATTCAATAATTCGTTATCAAATCTAGTGTTCTTAGAGTTGGAGGATTGTAAATACTGCCTATGTTTTCCTTCCCTTGGACTTTTGTCATTACTGAAGACCCTCAAAATTGTAGGGTTTGATGGAATAGTGAGCATTGGTGCTGAATTTTATGGGAGCAACTCTTCATTTGCATGCTTGGAGAATCTGGCATTCTCCAATATGAAGGAATGGGAAGAATGGGAGTGTGAAACTACTTCTTTTCCACGTCTTAAATGGCTTTATGTGGATGAATGTCCCAAACTGAAAGGTACTCATTTAAAGGAAGAAGTTGTTAGTGATGAGCTCACAATTAGCGGAAACAGTATGAACACATCGCCgcttgaaatccaacatattgATGGAGAAGGTGACTCTCTTACAATCTTTCGGCTAGATTTCTTTCCAAAGCTCCGTTCTCTTGAACTGAAAAGATGCCAAAACATAAGAAGAATTTCACAGGAATACGCTCATAATCATCTCATGTATCTAGATATTCATGATTGCCTTCAATTTAAATCATTCCCCAAACCCATGCAAATCCTGTTTCCGTCCCTTACCGGGCTGCATATAACTAATTGTCCACGAGTGGAGTTGTTTCCAGATGGAGGTTTGCcattaaatataaaagatatgACTCTTTCATGTTTAAAACTTATCGCCTCCTTGAGAGAGAGCTTGGATCCCAACACATGTCTTGAAACCATGCTTATTCAAAATTCGGACATGGAGTGTATTCCCGATGAAGTTTTGCTGCCAAGCTCTCTCACCTCTCTAGAAATCCAATGTTGCCCAAATCTTAGAAAGATGCACTACAAGGGTCTTTGCCACCTCTCCTCTCTCACACTTTCTGAATGTCCCAGCCTTCAATGCTTACCAGCGGAGGGTCTCCCCAAATCCATCTCTTCTCTTACAATCTCGAATTGTCCATTGCTGAGGGAGCGTTGTCGGAGTCCAGATGGAGAAGACTGGAAAAAGATTGCTCACATCCAAAATCTAGATGTTTGGTGA